The proteins below are encoded in one region of Segatella copri:
- a CDS encoding family 43 glycosylhydrolase: MKQTAMKYFGIVAIAMMLAPAESRAQQPLVVDTPFVHDPVMAYENGKYYLYCTGHGITQMTSTDRKHWTIVPQGVLKNSEIPAWTHDSVPGFTTHIWAPDVIRFKNKWYLAYSCSTFGNNTSAIGLLSNTSLSDKDGWKDEGCLVASKGDRDNWNAIDPNFIVDEKGNPWLTWGSFWDGIQMIKLDKKTMHVKKGAKPQTIARRYAVGDASAEPNPTSKFAGTNAIEAPFIMKHGDYYYLFVSWDYCCRGIKSNYRVAVGRSKKVAGPYLDKEGRDMRNGGGTLILEGDKKEYEATGHCSAYSFPDGDFFFCHGYSVPKNGASILVQKKINWTEDGWLTLE; the protein is encoded by the coding sequence ATGAAACAAACTGCAATGAAATATTTTGGCATTGTGGCGATAGCCATGATGCTAGCGCCAGCTGAGTCTCGTGCACAACAGCCTTTGGTTGTAGATACTCCTTTTGTCCACGACCCCGTAATGGCGTATGAGAATGGCAAGTACTATCTCTACTGCACAGGTCATGGCATCACACAGATGACCTCCACTGACCGTAAGCATTGGACCATCGTTCCTCAGGGCGTGCTCAAGAACAGCGAGATTCCGGCATGGACGCATGATAGTGTGCCAGGTTTTACCACGCATATCTGGGCTCCGGATGTTATCCGCTTCAAGAACAAGTGGTATCTGGCTTATTCCTGTTCTACCTTTGGCAATAATACTTCTGCCATTGGCTTGCTGAGCAATACTTCCTTATCTGATAAGGATGGATGGAAGGATGAGGGCTGCCTCGTCGCCTCTAAGGGTGATAGAGACAACTGGAATGCCATCGATCCGAATTTCATTGTTGATGAGAAGGGAAACCCTTGGCTTACCTGGGGCTCTTTCTGGGATGGCATCCAGATGATTAAGTTGGATAAGAAGACTATGCATGTCAAGAAGGGCGCCAAGCCTCAGACTATCGCCCGTCGTTATGCCGTGGGTGATGCATCAGCAGAACCGAATCCTACCTCCAAGTTTGCCGGCACCAATGCCATCGAGGCTCCTTTCATCATGAAGCATGGTGATTATTACTATCTCTTCGTCAGTTGGGATTACTGCTGCCGTGGCATCAAGAGCAACTATCGTGTTGCCGTGGGCAGAAGCAAGAAGGTTGCCGGTCCTTATCTGGATAAGGAGGGTAGGGACATGCGCAATGGCGGTGGTACGCTGATTCTGGAAGGCGATAAGAAAGAATATGAGGCGACGGGTCATTGTTCTGCCTATTCCTTCCCCGATGGTGATTTCTTCTTCTGTCATGGTTACAGTGTGCCAAAGAATGGCGCCAGCATCCTGGTTCAAAAGAAAATCAACTGGACGGAAGATGGATGGCTGACACTGGAATAG
- a CDS encoding arabinan endo-1,5-alpha-L-arabinosidase — translation MMKHLNKWAFLLACTLAVSCSSGGSDDPDVPDTPNKPETPSQPETPNNPTSEDLAKYVCPTYNDNYTSVAAWTQRSKWNLANVHDPSVVKAADGYYYMYQTDASYGNVHNSDVRNSNKHGHFFCRRSKNLVDWEFVGASMVGLPSWIKPKLNEIRKQMGVPERDDTYFANDLDFGYWAPCVRKVNDNLYRMYYCITCPGTINGNGTWSERAFIGLMETSDPASNKWEDKGFVITNASDKGLNFRVSQTDYNNCYFKFNAIDPTYIITPEGKHWLIYGSWHSGFAAVELDASTGKIKVELPKPFGTAEEIAPYGKLIFTRTLNNRWQGAEAPEIAYHDGYYYLFVAYDALDVPYNTRVLRSKNVDGPYETMNGTVKDAANGANENPTVLTHPYKFSAGSGWVGISHCAVFDDGNGNWYYVSQQRMPANVAGINASNAIMMGGVRSIKWNENGWPVVMPERYGAVPQVAIKASELAGTWEGIDLAYEYGKQRVSTEFTLNADGSMTGGKAWPNVKVWNFDTSSNTLTIGTTKLKVQREVDWEASPRKLTIVYSGVSGSKSFWGKKK, via the coding sequence ATGATGAAACATCTTAATAAATGGGCATTCTTGCTGGCATGTACTTTGGCAGTAAGTTGTAGTAGTGGTGGAAGTGATGATCCTGATGTACCAGATACACCAAACAAACCAGAGACTCCTTCCCAGCCAGAAACTCCAAACAATCCTACTAGCGAGGATTTGGCTAAGTATGTTTGTCCTACATATAATGACAATTATACTTCAGTAGCTGCTTGGACTCAGCGCAGTAAGTGGAATCTTGCCAATGTGCATGACCCTTCGGTAGTAAAGGCTGCTGATGGATATTACTATATGTATCAGACAGATGCCAGCTATGGCAATGTTCACAATAGCGATGTAAGAAATAGCAATAAGCATGGTCACTTCTTCTGCCGCCGCAGTAAGAATCTCGTAGACTGGGAGTTTGTAGGAGCCTCAATGGTAGGTCTTCCTTCATGGATCAAACCTAAGCTCAATGAGATTCGCAAGCAGATGGGCGTGCCAGAGCGTGATGATACCTATTTTGCCAACGATTTGGACTTCGGATATTGGGCACCATGTGTACGCAAGGTGAATGACAATCTCTATCGTATGTATTATTGCATCACCTGCCCAGGTACTATCAATGGTAATGGTACATGGAGCGAGCGTGCATTCATCGGATTGATGGAAACTTCTGATCCTGCATCCAATAAGTGGGAAGACAAGGGCTTTGTCATCACCAATGCTTCTGACAAGGGCTTGAACTTCAGGGTAAGTCAGACAGATTACAATAACTGCTACTTCAAGTTCAATGCCATTGATCCTACTTATATCATCACTCCAGAGGGCAAGCACTGGCTCATCTATGGTTCTTGGCACAGTGGTTTTGCTGCTGTAGAGCTGGATGCTTCTACGGGTAAGATCAAGGTAGAATTGCCTAAGCCATTTGGTACAGCTGAGGAGATTGCTCCATACGGCAAGCTGATCTTCACTCGCACACTCAACAATCGTTGGCAGGGTGCTGAGGCTCCAGAGATTGCTTACCATGATGGTTACTATTATCTCTTCGTAGCTTACGATGCACTGGATGTACCTTACAATACTCGTGTGCTCCGCTCTAAGAATGTGGATGGTCCTTACGAGACGATGAATGGTACGGTAAAAGATGCTGCCAATGGAGCAAATGAGAATCCTACAGTGTTGACTCATCCTTATAAGTTTAGTGCTGGTAGCGGTTGGGTAGGTATCAGCCACTGCGCTGTCTTCGATGATGGCAATGGAAACTGGTACTATGTATCTCAGCAGCGTATGCCTGCCAATGTGGCTGGTATCAATGCAAGCAATGCCATCATGATGGGTGGCGTGCGCAGTATCAAGTGGAATGAGAACGGATGGCCTGTTGTCATGCCTGAGCGTTATGGCGCTGTGCCACAAGTGGCTATCAAGGCTAGCGAACTGGCTGGCACTTGGGAAGGTATAGACCTCGCTTATGAGTATGGCAAACAGCGCGTCAGCACCGAATTTACACTCAATGCCGACGGCTCAATGACTGGTGGTAAGGCTTGGCCTAATGTGAAGGTATGGAACTTCGATACTTCTTCCAACACTCTCACCATCGGTACTACCAAGCTCAAGGTACAGCGTGAGGTAGACTGGGAGGCTAGTCCTCGCAAGTTGACTATCGTATACTCTGGCGTCAGTGGAAGCAAGAGCTTCTGGGGCAAGAAAAAATAA
- a CDS encoding bacterial Ig-like domain-containing protein, translating to MKRLNKLASVFCVAAMALTAMTGCEGSDMFSVNSPDWLSEKIDSIEKANQSTEEVLVGMNEDVYTVGNTDFSSGFWTSFSKYYVVQDNQKWNAVFNLNINPSATNTYKNFALVITNDVDRGGTGYTEYGAIRFDNQPSGNSEWGDHIDRSCVQSNLTFETDKDKGVDKLGGKVTLTVDRSRVDTFMVKITNGTVTKTYIQPSKIANLNADESNTNIRCFLVPEGSYIDFMQSNVEPIGGYTSAQDKAPVSMVLNNVPAEVDENTPLEKAMENVSATVTFEEGITKVIPAKELYFSAINDMNVSGTKNLIVIYNKTFKGENASTPIVAQKTFEVVPAIKALHIVSAPTRLTYKYYEAAGITNPASAVFPVDTKGLTVQATYLNGVTRDITLDKLVISAVPMKAGKQAVTVTAKNGVKTTFDVTVEKHAATFVTPSPAILGAEDCTTGWWGAHLDADVKVPAGETRAFSFTNLGGAANWNNYVVVLRNAALAEYVVVRSDNYGWTGDNSGPYGWKNCTAGSTGAADWATWLAGMNGAKVVVYVTNNNNGTADVLAITTGTDGKVNTQYYYGIDGVDANDLFVDFTVDSSCLKFDTAASARKYSARRR from the coding sequence ATGAAACGTCTAAATAAATTAGCATCCGTCTTCTGTGTGGCAGCCATGGCATTGACAGCGATGACAGGATGTGAGGGAAGTGACATGTTTAGCGTCAACTCTCCTGATTGGCTCTCTGAAAAGATTGATTCAATCGAAAAAGCTAACCAATCTACAGAGGAAGTGCTCGTAGGTATGAATGAGGATGTCTATACTGTAGGTAATACTGATTTCTCTTCAGGCTTTTGGACTTCATTCTCAAAGTATTATGTGGTTCAAGACAACCAGAAGTGGAATGCCGTGTTCAATCTGAACATCAATCCTTCTGCGACTAACACCTATAAGAACTTCGCCCTCGTCATCACCAATGATGTGGATCGTGGCGGAACAGGTTATACCGAGTATGGTGCTATCCGTTTTGATAACCAGCCAAGCGGTAACTCTGAGTGGGGTGACCATATCGACAGAAGCTGCGTGCAGAGTAATCTCACCTTTGAAACTGATAAAGACAAGGGTGTAGATAAGTTGGGTGGTAAGGTAACATTGACGGTTGACCGTTCCCGTGTAGATACTTTCATGGTGAAGATTACCAATGGTACTGTTACCAAGACCTACATTCAGCCATCTAAGATTGCTAATCTGAATGCAGACGAGAGCAATACCAACATCCGTTGCTTCCTGGTACCTGAGGGCTCTTACATCGATTTCATGCAGAGCAACGTAGAACCTATCGGCGGTTATACATCTGCCCAGGATAAGGCTCCGGTTTCTATGGTGTTGAACAATGTTCCTGCCGAAGTAGACGAGAATACACCCCTAGAGAAGGCAATGGAGAATGTATCTGCTACCGTAACCTTCGAGGAAGGTATAACCAAGGTAATTCCTGCCAAGGAACTTTATTTCTCTGCCATCAACGATATGAATGTTTCTGGCACCAAGAACCTCATCGTCATCTATAACAAGACATTCAAGGGCGAGAATGCTTCTACTCCTATCGTTGCACAGAAGACATTCGAAGTTGTGCCAGCTATCAAAGCTCTCCATATAGTAAGTGCGCCTACACGTCTCACTTATAAGTATTATGAGGCAGCAGGCATCACTAACCCTGCTTCTGCTGTATTCCCAGTAGATACTAAGGGCTTGACAGTTCAGGCTACTTATTTGAATGGTGTAACTCGTGATATCACACTCGATAAGTTGGTTATCTCTGCAGTGCCAATGAAGGCAGGCAAGCAGGCTGTTACTGTAACTGCTAAGAATGGTGTGAAGACAACATTTGATGTAACAGTAGAGAAGCATGCTGCAACATTCGTAACTCCTAGCCCAGCTATCTTGGGTGCTGAGGATTGTACAACTGGTTGGTGGGGTGCTCACCTCGATGCAGACGTGAAGGTTCCTGCTGGCGAGACTCGCGCATTCTCTTTCACTAACTTGGGTGGTGCAGCTAACTGGAACAACTACGTAGTAGTACTCCGCAATGCAGCTTTAGCTGAGTATGTTGTAGTTCGTTCGGATAACTACGGTTGGACTGGCGACAACTCTGGTCCTTATGGATGGAAGAATTGTACTGCTGGTTCTACTGGTGCGGCTGACTGGGCAACTTGGTTGGCAGGTATGAATGGCGCTAAGGTTGTTGTTTACGTAACCAACAATAATAATGGTACTGCTGACGTCTTAGCTATTACAACAGGTACTGATGGCAAGGTAAATACTCAGTATTACTATGGTATTGATGGAGTTGATGCAAACGACCTCTTTGTAGACTTCACCGTAGATAGCAGCTGCTTGAAGTTTGATACAGCAGCATCTGCTCGCAAGTACTCTGCTCGTCGCAGATAA
- a CDS encoding RagB/SusD family nutrient uptake outer membrane protein, which translates to MKLYKLSLALFLGLGAMATTSCEDKLDVTNPNQQTTGTFGFNADDLEECVIAAYNHIRMEGSSARVGYTLDVTRGDEVWNSSQVWYMPFDDMDAPVTYEVSMWPWREAYYTINVCNFILSRTTGDDASLSESMKRIKGQALFLRGYSYYTLAGYYQNPALITDYANYSSLDGLYGKNSTYDDVLDQVEKDFAEAMTLLPSRDAGGEWAKGRATCGAAAGYYARTLMQRHKYSDALVVLKDIMNKKYGSYKLMVNYGDNFREGSAYENNAESLFEIQYLDYGSQGVDDEWTPVNTSPNATQGHAVESNFAPGRFGGWADLSASPWLYNLFKQERTTAGKLDPRLYWTIGTYETDWVGFENGNVAYKSEMTASDTIITNNNYGGLPIAKWTNFRTNLYDKVTTGLHCGINLRMMRYSDVLLRAAECENEVNGPTQQAIDWINQVRERANLKDLKLSDFNSKDKLFEQIANVERPKEFGCEYGRGFDLIRWGFFYDQGRLAQLKEHGTFRRSPYKAKEAVSYSMVGVDSEVKSSYDTYVPGHEFLPIYQGLLNDNPNLTGNSANTNTDNSSDFFGRGWTVHPVVNLGN; encoded by the coding sequence ATGAAACTATATAAATTATCATTAGCTCTCTTCCTTGGCCTCGGTGCTATGGCTACCACATCTTGCGAGGACAAGTTGGATGTTACCAATCCTAACCAGCAGACCACCGGTACCTTCGGTTTCAATGCTGATGATCTGGAGGAGTGCGTTATTGCAGCATACAACCATATTCGTATGGAAGGTTCTTCGGCACGTGTGGGTTATACCCTCGATGTGACACGTGGCGATGAGGTATGGAACTCATCACAGGTATGGTACATGCCATTCGATGACATGGACGCCCCTGTGACATATGAAGTCTCCATGTGGCCTTGGCGTGAGGCTTACTATACTATTAATGTATGTAACTTCATTCTTTCACGTACCACAGGTGATGATGCTTCGCTCAGCGAAAGCATGAAGCGAATCAAGGGACAGGCTCTCTTCCTCCGCGGTTATTCATACTATACATTGGCTGGATATTACCAGAATCCTGCGCTGATTACTGATTATGCCAACTATTCTTCTCTGGATGGTCTCTATGGCAAGAACAGTACCTACGACGATGTGCTTGATCAGGTAGAGAAGGATTTCGCAGAGGCGATGACACTTCTTCCTTCCCGTGATGCTGGTGGCGAGTGGGCAAAGGGACGTGCTACCTGCGGTGCTGCTGCCGGCTACTATGCCCGCACTCTGATGCAGCGCCATAAGTATAGCGACGCACTCGTTGTACTCAAGGACATCATGAACAAGAAGTATGGCTCTTACAAGCTGATGGTCAACTATGGCGACAACTTCCGTGAGGGTTCTGCTTATGAGAACAATGCCGAGAGCCTCTTCGAAATCCAGTATCTCGACTACGGTTCACAGGGTGTAGATGATGAGTGGACTCCTGTTAATACCAGTCCTAATGCTACACAGGGTCATGCCGTTGAGTCTAACTTCGCTCCAGGTAGATTCGGTGGATGGGCAGACCTCTCAGCTTCTCCATGGTTGTACAACCTCTTCAAGCAGGAGCGTACCACAGCTGGTAAATTGGACCCACGTCTCTACTGGACCATCGGTACATACGAGACTGACTGGGTTGGTTTTGAGAATGGTAACGTAGCTTACAAGAGCGAGATGACAGCTTCTGATACCATCATAACCAACAACAACTATGGTGGTCTTCCTATCGCTAAGTGGACCAATTTCCGTACCAACCTTTATGATAAGGTGACAACCGGTCTTCATTGCGGTATCAACCTCCGCATGATGCGTTACTCAGACGTTTTGCTCCGTGCAGCAGAGTGCGAGAACGAGGTGAACGGTCCTACACAGCAGGCTATCGACTGGATTAACCAGGTTCGTGAGCGTGCCAACCTGAAGGACTTGAAGCTTTCAGACTTCAATAGCAAGGATAAGCTCTTCGAGCAGATTGCCAATGTAGAGCGTCCTAAGGAGTTCGGTTGCGAGTACGGTCGTGGTTTCGATTTGATTCGTTGGGGATTCTTCTATGATCAGGGTCGTTTGGCTCAGTTGAAGGAGCATGGAACCTTCCGTCGTTCTCCATACAAGGCTAAGGAAGCAGTCAGCTACTCTATGGTAGGTGTTGATTCAGAGGTGAAGAGCTCTTACGATACATACGTACCAGGTCATGAGTTCCTGCCTATCTATCAGGGCTTGTTGAATGATAACCCTAACCTGACAGGTAACTCAGCTAATACGAATACGGATAACTCATCTGATTTCTTCGGAAGAGGTTGGACTGTTCATCCTGTAGTTAACTTGGGCAACTAA
- a CDS encoding SusC/RagA family TonB-linked outer membrane protein: protein MRKQLFSMMLCLGAVGGASFVTPMPAMAAVAQDQVITVKGHVVDDQGEPLIGATVKTKDAKTGAVTDLDGNFEIRVKANATLFVSYLGYKEREIAVRGRAIIESIQLSADNQVLDQVVVVGYGTQKKADLTGSVSIVNAEEMKKVSNSNISTMLEGKVAGVQITSDGQPGADPSVRIRGIGSFGSTAPLYVIDGVPMGTTIRDFSPNDIETIQILKDASAGAIYGSRAANGVVIITTKNGKKDQPLKVNYSGYFGVDQIPGDVYDVMNADQYSQYLGTACTNSNTPIPGGYKMGEDGKYHFQDATNTDWFDEVFKTGIRQNHNVALSGGSSHSTYNVSLDYYNQKGTLEGAGPNYERYTARVNNTMDTKFVKFRTSMVYSHSNQDNMGLSNASEYVQGLYGDVTNVLRGTLLMQPTIKAYDKSTWVLDDKVGAANGYRYDAYGYGVYYDGVHGDISASNPLLVNNLLQRNTLVDRFVGTASADVDLLGMVGIKSKNHGLHYNVNLSYSKTEAKDKTWIPSWIQSNRVYLAKENERLTKGSRNYSDALVENTITYDGKIGKHNINLLAGMTYEEENTNLLTGWGINFTEPYFLQLQNAKNTYSESYEFKHSLASYVGRLNYNYDEKYLLSAVVRRDGSSRLSKNIRWATFPSVSLGWRFDKEKFFPISRDIVNMFKIRASYGELGNENIGEYQYMASMNRNNMTYSFGNSPVTGSAVSTFVNNDIAWEKKKTTNVGIDLAMFNNRLEFTAEWYKNKSEDLLYSVPVPAQTGVSNTSVTMNAASMENSGFEFSATYRNRDHALKYDISANVSTLKNKVTSLGIGKDSYISGAYATYVGQEIGQFYGWVYKGIARTQEDLDNNAVQQGANVGDCLYEDISGPDGTPDGVIDAYDQTVLGSGLPKVNFGLSTHLEYKGFDLNISTYGVLNYHVSDDIYNSLNSCYGYGNKEVGMLDANRWSEDGTYLSSVPRTYAANNATLAWNDLFSSRKIQNAAYWKIANVELGYNFPDKWFGGYVSGVRLYVSAQNLYTFTGYHGYNVDYAGGTFTPGYNFCSFPSARTFMCGLHFTF, encoded by the coding sequence ATGAGGAAACAATTATTCTCTATGATGCTATGCCTAGGTGCTGTTGGTGGTGCTTCTTTTGTTACCCCAATGCCTGCAATGGCTGCAGTTGCACAAGATCAGGTGATCACGGTCAAGGGACATGTTGTAGATGATCAGGGTGAACCTCTGATTGGTGCAACAGTTAAGACTAAAGATGCCAAGACTGGTGCAGTTACCGACTTAGATGGTAATTTCGAAATTCGAGTAAAGGCTAATGCGACTCTTTTCGTGAGCTATCTTGGCTACAAGGAGCGTGAGATTGCAGTGCGCGGTCGTGCCATTATCGAATCTATCCAACTCTCTGCCGACAATCAGGTGCTCGACCAGGTTGTAGTAGTGGGTTATGGTACACAGAAAAAGGCAGACCTTACCGGTTCTGTATCTATCGTAAATGCTGAGGAGATGAAGAAGGTGTCAAACTCTAACATCTCTACTATGCTTGAAGGTAAGGTTGCCGGTGTGCAGATTACATCAGACGGTCAGCCTGGTGCAGATCCTAGTGTGAGAATTCGTGGTATCGGTTCTTTCGGTAGCACAGCTCCTCTTTATGTCATCGATGGTGTGCCAATGGGTACCACTATCCGTGACTTCTCTCCTAATGATATCGAGACCATCCAGATTCTGAAGGATGCTTCTGCGGGTGCCATCTATGGTTCTCGTGCTGCGAATGGTGTCGTTATTATCACTACCAAGAATGGTAAGAAAGACCAGCCTCTGAAGGTGAACTACTCCGGTTACTTTGGTGTTGACCAGATTCCTGGCGATGTATATGATGTAATGAACGCCGACCAGTATAGCCAGTACCTTGGTACTGCTTGCACAAACTCCAACACTCCTATCCCTGGTGGATATAAGATGGGTGAGGATGGCAAGTATCACTTCCAGGATGCAACCAACACAGATTGGTTTGACGAAGTGTTCAAGACTGGTATCCGCCAGAATCACAACGTAGCCCTCAGCGGTGGTAGCTCTCACAGTACTTATAATGTATCTCTCGACTACTATAACCAGAAGGGTACCTTGGAAGGTGCAGGTCCTAACTACGAGCGTTACACAGCCCGTGTGAACAATACCATGGACACCAAGTTCGTGAAGTTCCGTACCAGCATGGTTTACTCTCACTCTAACCAGGACAACATGGGTCTTTCCAATGCCTCAGAGTATGTTCAGGGTCTTTACGGTGATGTAACCAACGTACTCCGTGGTACACTTCTGATGCAGCCTACCATCAAGGCTTACGATAAGTCAACATGGGTTCTCGATGACAAGGTAGGTGCTGCAAACGGTTATCGCTACGATGCTTACGGCTATGGTGTATATTATGATGGCGTACATGGAGATATCTCTGCATCCAACCCATTGCTGGTTAATAACCTCTTGCAGCGCAACACCTTGGTTGACCGCTTCGTAGGTACCGCTTCTGCCGACGTAGATTTGTTGGGCATGGTAGGTATCAAGAGCAAGAATCATGGTCTTCATTATAATGTAAACCTCTCTTATAGCAAGACTGAGGCTAAGGATAAGACCTGGATTCCTTCCTGGATTCAGAGCAACCGTGTATATCTTGCCAAGGAGAATGAGCGCCTTACCAAGGGCTCACGCAACTACAGCGACGCCTTGGTTGAGAATACCATCACATACGATGGCAAGATTGGCAAGCACAACATCAACCTGCTCGCCGGTATGACATACGAGGAGGAAAATACCAACCTCCTGACTGGTTGGGGTATCAATTTCACTGAGCCATACTTCCTCCAGCTTCAGAATGCCAAGAACACTTACTCTGAGTCATACGAGTTCAAGCATAGCCTGGCTTCTTACGTAGGTCGTTTGAACTACAACTATGATGAGAAGTACCTGCTTTCTGCAGTAGTACGTCGTGATGGTAGCTCTCGCTTGAGCAAGAACATCCGTTGGGCAACCTTCCCATCTGTATCTTTGGGTTGGCGCTTCGATAAGGAGAAGTTCTTCCCTATCAGCCGCGACATCGTTAACATGTTCAAGATTCGTGCCAGCTATGGTGAGCTCGGTAACGAGAACATCGGTGAGTACCAGTATATGGCTAGCATGAACCGTAACAACATGACTTACAGCTTCGGCAACAGTCCTGTAACCGGTTCTGCCGTTTCTACCTTCGTGAACAACGATATCGCCTGGGAGAAGAAGAAGACCACCAACGTGGGTATCGACCTGGCAATGTTCAACAACCGTTTGGAGTTCACTGCCGAGTGGTATAAGAACAAGTCTGAAGACCTGCTTTACTCAGTTCCTGTGCCAGCACAGACCGGTGTATCCAACACCTCTGTAACCATGAACGCTGCCTCTATGGAGAACAGTGGTTTCGAGTTCAGCGCTACCTACCGCAACCGCGATCATGCCCTCAAGTATGATATCAGCGCCAACGTAAGTACCCTGAAGAACAAGGTAACTTCTCTGGGTATCGGTAAGGATTCATACATTTCTGGTGCATACGCTACTTACGTAGGTCAGGAGATTGGTCAGTTCTACGGTTGGGTTTACAAGGGAATCGCCCGTACTCAGGAAGATTTGGACAACAATGCTGTTCAGCAGGGTGCCAATGTCGGTGACTGCCTCTATGAGGATATCTCAGGTCCTGACGGAACTCCTGATGGCGTAATCGATGCTTACGACCAGACCGTATTGGGCAGTGGTCTTCCAAAGGTAAACTTCGGTTTGAGCACTCACTTGGAGTATAAGGGTTTCGACCTCAACATCTCTACATACGGAGTATTGAATTATCACGTATCAGATGATATCTATAATAGCTTGAACTCTTGCTACGGCTATGGCAACAAGGAAGTAGGAATGCTGGATGCCAACCGCTGGTCAGAGGATGGTACCTACCTTTCAAGTGTTCCACGTACCTACGCAGCCAACAATGCAACATTGGCATGGAACGACCTCTTCAGCTCTCGCAAGATTCAGAATGCTGCTTACTGGAAGATAGCCAACGTAGAGTTGGGCTACAACTTCCCAGACAAGTGGTTTGGTGGATATGTAAGTGGTGTACGTCTCTATGTATCAGCACAGAACCTCTACACCTTCACAGGCTATCATGGATATAATGTAGACTATGCTGGCGGTACCTTTACCCCAGGTTACAACTTCTGCTCTTTCCCAAGTGCCAGAACGTTTATGTGCGGTCTCCATTTCACATTCTAA